In Plasmodium gaboni strain SY75 chromosome 8, whole genome shotgun sequence, one DNA window encodes the following:
- a CDS encoding putative methionine aminopeptidase 1c — protein sequence MNIYSFHFHLHFLLFLFLFLCNGSVFAIQIWNRQEWKGWNVLGIIKNKTNDEILWSQLKRKYKNNKNNINNICNIICSDNIMMIKGNGRHFCCRYNDKYHFLLENNKKVHNNYKEKLKISDRLKILDRLKILDRLKILDRLKSLNNEQGFSNTYHNDVKKNTLNYSEDTLPSYHRYIDNLKTRKIIHPSIRIRELDKKFMKCKESYNKLYSHLKESDLFENFSYVGRQRKGILSPTYRLPKFIERPNYHRTGTPIYVPYDNNNNKNNSNNRDDYNNIKSDKDIEIIKQNCRFARELMDDISYIICEGITTNDIDIYILNKCLNNGFYPSPLNYHQFPKCSCISLNEILCHGIPDNNLLYSNDIIKIDISLFRNGYHADMCESFIVPKLSKSEKKKRKKFYDFIYLNNAFKTKYTKYILKYHYDLTKNKIVRKGKSFVTKKIKYAAPNSKEQNSQDYTDFDDNTTDLNISKQNYVTDDMHINNISGHTHNKNNFDSMNNMNNSYTHNQTDNYKNPFNILNNNVQQEEDELEYFHKYYDQKIIFNEEKNEIYQDIQNFIYQKSLNKKVGGKKKRFDFFDNTKMNTNDIKNFMYQKNLDLIKTAYECTMAGISVCKDGVPFKRIAEAMDIYIKDVNKKKNKTYSIVPHLCGHNIGKNFHEEPFIIHTLNNDERKMCSNMVFTIEPIISESSTDFILWPDNWTISNTKYHFSAQFEHTILILKNGVHILTDKNDTSPKYLWQEID from the coding sequence atgAACATTTACTCGTTCCATTTCCATTTGCAtttccttttatttttgtttttatttttgtgtAATGGTAGTGTATTTGCTATCCAGATATGGAATCGGCAAGAATGGAAGGGATGGAATGTGTTAggaataataaaaaataaaactaatgatgaaatattatggtcccaattaaaaagaaaatataagaacaataaaaataatattaataatatttgtaatattatttgtagtgataatattatgatgataaaagGAAATGGTCGGCATTTTTGTTGTAGATATAATGATAAGTATCATTTCCTTTTAGAGAATAATAAGAAGgtacataataattataaagaaaaattaaaaatatcaGATAGATTAAAAATATTGGATAGATTAAAAATATTGGATAGATTAAAAATATTGGATAGATTAAAAAGCTTAAATAACGAACAGGGTTTTTCAAATACATATCATAATGatgtgaaaaaaaatacattaaATTATTCTGAAGATACATTACCATCATATCATAGATATAtagataatttaaaaaCTAGGAAAATTATTCATCCAAGTATAAGAATTAGAGAATTAGATAAGAAATTTATGAAATGTAAAGAAagttataataaattatattctCACTTGAAAGAAAGTGATCTCTTTGAAAATTTTTCTTATGTTGGTAGGCAAAGAAAAGGAATATTATCACCTACATATCGTTTACCAAAATTTATAGAAAGACCGAATTATCATAGAACAGGTACTCCAATATATGTGCcatatgataataataataataaaaataatagtaataaccgtgatgattataataacattaaGAGTGATAAAGATATCgaaattataaaacaaaattgTAGATTTGCCAGAGAATTAATGGATgatatttcatatattatatgtgaAGGTATTACAACAAATgatatagatatatatattttaaacaAATGTCTAAACAATGGTTTTTATCCTTCTCCtttaaattatcatcaATTCCCTAAATGTTCTTGTATATCTCTTAATGAAATTTTATGTCATGGAATACcagataataatttattatattcaaatGATATCATCAAAATAGATATTAGTTTATTTAGAAATGGATATCATGCTGATATGTGTGAAAGTTTTATAGTTCCTAAATTAAGTAAAtctgaaaaaaaaaaaagaaaaaaattttatgattttatttatttaaataatgcatttaaaacaaaatatacaaaatatattttaaaatatcattatgatttaacaaaaaataaaattgtaagaaaaggaaaatcatttgttacaaaaaaaatcaaatatGCAGCTCCAAACTCAAAAGAACAAAACAGTCAAGACTACACCGATTTTGATGATAACACAACGGATCTCAACATATCTAAACAAAATTATGTCACTGATGATAtgcatataaataatatatcaggacatacacataataaaaacaattttgatagtatgaataatatgaacaattCTTATACACATAATCAAActgataattataaaaatccatttaatatattaaataataatgttcAACAAGAAGAAGATGAACTGGAATATTTccataaatattatgatcagaaaatcattttcaatgaagaaaaaaatgaaatttatcaagatatacaaaattttatatatcaaaaaagtttaaataaaaaagtaggaggaaaaaaaaaaaggtttgatttttttgataatactaaaatgaatacaaatgatatcaaaaattttatgtatcaaaaaaatctagatttaataaaaacaGCATATGAATGTACTATGGCAGGAATAAGTGTATGTAAAGATGGAGTACCTTTTAAAAGAATTGCAGAAGCTATggatatttatataaaagatgtaaataaaaaaaaaaataaaacatattcTATAGTTCCACATCTATGTGGTCATAATATAGGAAAAAATTTCCATGAAGAAccttttattatacatacattaaataatgatgaaagaaaaatgtGTTCAAATATGGTCTTTACAATAGAACCCATTATATCTGAATCTTCTACAGATTTTATTCTATGGCCAGATAATTGGACTATCTCAAATACGAAATATCATTTTTCTGCTCAATTCGAGCATACCATTTTGATACTAAAAAATGGAGTACATATTCTCACGGACAAAAATGATACATCTCCAAAATATTTGTGGCAAGAAATTGATTGA
- a CDS encoding hypothetical protein (conserved Plasmodium protein, unknown function), with amino-acid sequence MNYLNDPYMTNNDHAINRNNCNSHEEEENNIYVDKQNICASKCVAQNNNITSRKRYINYNNISGAYNNAHNNFYNQYKKKPKKNYNNKKFFCENQQNGLYHIDVVNNINFSNNKYVMNKIKKPFERNKEKKSSSYGLYKHVNDSTTYILDNKIYEHNNSYLKNDILPDYEQNKNDTNYRNKEYIRDCQYICSNNELSQNFHKNHSSLLSCEDIVIKKSVKKGSYNTNENNDGIDCFENGINERYNNLDINYREQNEENNDEIIEREEYLKKQNIRKYNDEEVNKKKRNINILSKNEILKDAIEYFQNCSSRNNDNNIYCDSSNEEEINIKNIYYKENICFVCKEKEYIYKCPYCEIPTCSLECSKNHKKIFKCIQKLKKNLKIKNISKDNFDESILYKDFLYLQNIETIIQGNYKYIKIKDYETTKIWLLHNKKLNKLLKKRKIILLKAPIFTKIHNENKTFISNHIIFWSIKITFININIKILYHEINENLTFLQLIQFLCSKIDKLQTKIFIYLQNVKSIYISLKNEQTNNNNNKCDVNKYCSVQQVLRKSLCGKTFYEYPHFYMELFYEHDKPITNPLYDLEQKKEQDNQHTYKQHEHKCKPTDKEDNTIDMDEGDNDNDGGDNNNDNDGGDNNNDNDGGDNNNDNDEGDNDNDGCDNDNDGCDNDNDGCDDYNDEDDDYNDEGDDYNDEGDNDNDLGEDDMNNNDYNNM; translated from the coding sequence atgaattatttaaatgacCCATATATGACAAACAACGACCATGCGataaatagaaataattGTAACTCACAcgaagaagaagaaaataatatatatgttgacaaacaaaatatttgtGCTTCAAAATGTGTTGctcaaaataataatataacatcaagaaaaagatacataaattataataatataagtggagcttataataatgcacataacaatttttataatcaatataaaaaaaaaccaaaaaaaaattataataataaaaaatttttttgtgaAAACCAACAAAATGGTTTATATCATATAGATGTagtaaataatataaacttttctaataataaatatgttatgaataaaataaagaaaccatttgaaagaaataaagaaaagaaaagttCTTCATATggattatataaacatgTAAATGACTCTactacatatatattagacaataaaatatatgaacataataattcatatttaaaaaatgatattcTTCCAGAttatgaacaaaataaaaatgatacaaattatagaaataaagaatatataagGGATTGTCAATATATCTGTAGTAATAATGAGTTATCACAGaattttcataaaaatcATTCTTCCTTATTATCATGTGAAGACATAGTTATAAAGAAGAGTGTGAAAAAAGGTTCATATAATACTAATGAGAATAATGATGGTATTGATTGTTTTGAAAATGGAATAAATGAgagatataataatttagaTATCAATTATAGAGAACAAAATGAAGAGAATAATGATGAAATTATTGAAAGGgaagaatatttaaaaaagcaaaatataagaaaatataatgatgaagaagtaaataagaaaaaaagaaatataaatatattatcaaaaaatgaaattttaaaagatgctatagaatattttcaaaattgTTCATCAAgaaataatgataataatatatattgtgATAGTTCAAATGAAGAAGAgattaatataaaaaatatatattataaagaaaatatttgttttgtatgtaaagaaaaagaatatatttataaatgCCCATATTGTGAAATTCCTACTTGTTCTTTAGAATGTTCaaaaaatcataaaaaaatttttaaatgtattcaaaaattgaaaaagaatttaaaaataaaaaatattagtaaagataattttgatgaatctatattatataaagattttctttatttacaaaatatagAAACTATAATACAAggaaattataaatatattaaaattaaagatTATGAAACTACAAAAATATGGttattacataataaaaaattaaataaattattaaaaaaaagaaaaatcattttattaaaagCACCCATATTTACAAAGATAcataatgaaaataaaacattCATATCtaatcatattattttctgGTCTATCAAAATTacttttataaatattaatattaaaattttatatcatGAAATTAATGAAAATCTAACCTTTTTACAACTTATTCAATTTCTATGCTCTAAAATTGATAAACTACaaacaaaaatttttatataccTTCAAAATGTTaaatcaatatatatatcactcaaaaatgaacaaacaaataataataataataagtGTGATGTGAATAAATATTGCTCGGTTCAACAAGTTCTCAGGAAGTCACTGTGTGGAAAGACCTTTTATGAATACCCTCATTTTTATATGGAACTTTTTTATGAACATGATAAACCTATTACAAATCCATTGTATGACCTTGAGCAAAAAAAAGAGCAGGACAACCAACATACTTATAAACAGCATGAACATAAATGTAAGCCGACTGATAAGGAAGATAATACAATTGACATGGACGAAGgtgataatgataatgatggaggtgataataataatgataatgatggaggtgataataataatgataatgatggaggtgataataataatgataatgatgaaggtgataatgataatgatggatgtgataatgataatgatggatgtgataatgataatgatggatgtgatgattataatgatgaagatGACGATTATAATGATGAAGGTGACGATTATAATGATGAAGgtgataatgataatgatcTAGGTGAAGatgatatgaataataatgattataaCAATATGTAA